A window from Malania oleifera isolate guangnan ecotype guangnan chromosome 7, ASM2987363v1, whole genome shotgun sequence encodes these proteins:
- the LOC131160585 gene encoding glucuronoxylan 4-O-methyltransferase 1, translating to MPPDASHYHLPTSSPAQPFLPSSLKLKPDLCFIYRCCQAGAKIKLTRKRLIPVLVLILASISVLRLLRITIKTSSPSTTPPLSARPPTLLLTRASPTLTHWKAQTQAWSTLTNQDNASVTAPALSGKEFEFLSNIVSSKAPCNLLVFGLHPQYLAFSSINAGGLTVFLEDNPERFQTIRTNSNSTRIYNVEHRIPAGKAYRLLKKARKNPACVLRSEPLKEYSSCQLALTKLPREVYEVKWDLVVVDGPSGDRPEAPGRMAAIYTASVIARSGNMTHVVVHDVDRTIEKWFSWEFLCEENLVSSKGKLWNFKIEGQSNSTRFCQERTKLSFLKVNDTASS from the coding sequence ATGCCCCCGGATGCATCTCATTACCACCTGCCTACGAGTTCTCCAGCACAGCCCTTTCTTCCATCCTCACTCAAGTTGAAACCCGATCTATGCTTCATCTACAGGTGTTGCCAAGCAGGTGCGAAGATTAAACTCACCAGGAAGAGGCTCATTCCTGTTCTTGTTCTGATCCTGGCAAGCATCTCTGTTCTTAGACTTCTAAGAATTACCATAAAAACTTCGTCGCCTTCTACCACCCCTCCGCTCTCTGCTCGGCCTCCTACTCTGCTCCTCACAAGAGCATCTCCTACTCTGACACATTGGAAGGCTCAAACACAAGCATGGAGCACCTTGACAAATCAAGATAATGCATCAGTGACGGCTCCAGCCCTCAGTGGAAAAGAATTTGAGTTTCTATCCAACATTGTATCTTCTAAAGCTCCCTGCAACCTCCTGGTTTTTGGGCTTCATCCCCAGTACCTAGCCTTCTCATCAATCAATGCAGGTGGCCTCACAGTATTCCTGGAGGACAACCCTGAAAGGTTTCAGACAATCAGAACAAATTCGAACAGCACTAGAATTTACAATGTTGAGCATCGCATACCTGCCGGAAAAGCTTACAGGCTGCTGAAGAAAGCAAGGAAAAACCCAGCTTGTGTGCTTCGTTCGGAGCCGCTCAAAGAATACTCAAGTTGCCAATTGGCATTGACAAAGCTCCCCAGGGAAGTATATGAGGTCAAGTGGGATCTGGTGGTGGTGGATGGACCAAGCGGAGATCGACCGGAGGCACCAGGCAGGATGGCTGCAATCTACACGGCTAGTGTCATAGCAAGATCTGGGAATATGACCCATGTGGTAGTACATGATGTAGATCGGACAATTGAGAAGTGGTTCTCTTGGGAGTTTCTGTGTGAGGAGAACCTAGTTTCTTCAAAAGGGAAACTCTGGAATTTCAAAATAGAGGGTCAATCAAATTCTACAAGATTCTGCCAGGAGAGAACAAAACTTTCGTTTCTCAAGGTGAACGACACAGCAAGCTCATAA